From a single Budorcas taxicolor isolate Tak-1 chromosome X, Takin1.1, whole genome shotgun sequence genomic region:
- the LOC128070115 gene encoding protein ARMCX6-like: MDDIKNFSCALGLSKEPFIQGKVLLAEPKDASFSFSHDINSHLASLSIAGNTIPTPDPAVEDGKALCGPDNLNAGVENQGQMKMCISQVCRETVSLCCNSFLQQAGLNLLISMTVINNMLAKSVSGLMLPLIPEGSECAEGQVVKPLTGLSEKPALSGELLRAQVLCPFLPLFVRNTNRQLLSETLAS; the protein is encoded by the coding sequence atattaaaaatttcaGTTGTGCTCTTGGcctctccaaggagcctttcATTCAGGGAAAAGTATTGTTAGCTGAGCCCAAGGATGCCAGTTTTTCATTTAGCCATGATATCAACAGTCATTTGGCCAGCCTCTCCATTGCTGGAAACACAATCCCGACTCCCGACCCTGCTGTTGAGGACGGAAAGGCTTTGTGTGGCCCGGATAACTTGAATGCAGGTGTCGAAAATCAGGGCCAGATGAAGATGTGCATCAGCCAAGTGTGTCGGGAGACTGTGTCTCTTTGCTGCAACTCATTTCTGCAGCAGGCTGGATTAAATTTGTTAATAAGCATGACAGTTATTAATAACATGCTTGCCAAGTCCGTTTCAGGCTTGATGCTTCCTTTGATACCAGAGGGAAGTGAATGTGCTGAGGGGCAGGTTGTGAAACCCCTGACGGGTTTGTCTGAAAAGCCAGCCTTGTCGGGGGAGTTGCTGAGAGCCCAAGTGCTAtgccccttcctgcccctctTTGTCAGGAACACAAACAGACAGCTTCTCTCAGAAACCCTGGCCTCTTAA